The genome window ACTCTATCGTAGAATTTCAGCTTCGATACTGACGAAGAGATCTTTCCAATACAATCACCCTATCCTTCAACTCGCCTTTTTCCTtctggctttctgacaaactcttttctaaggCCTCATTTCGCCTTTGCATCTCTTGAAATCTCTGTTCCCACTTATCAGCCTTGTCCTTTTCTCCTTGGATTTCTACTCGCCACTGTTCTGACGTCTTTCCCAGCCCAGCAGTTCTTATTGATAACcgcaactttttataatccgtctttAGACTGCCCAATTCCTCatcagccttgtttttctctttcttcaaccTCTCATTCTCAAGCTTCTGAACGTCTATGTCCAatctcaatttcatcttttccgcctccatttgctctatccTTTTCTCCAAGTCCGCATTCTTCctctcaaaatcttgtcttaccatttccaactcagaaggaatgactcgcaaatgctcttctattgaCTGGCCCTCTTCCTGATTTATCTTAGGTGTATTATCATTTATCCTTCTAGCCCACCATTGAtgatactcaggagttgtcattgGACCCACAGATAGcctcttcattcggcgagtttGTTTCCATGCACTAGCCATCTCTTGAAccttctttctataaccatcatccttgtatgaatattcacaatcagctatcccttgggtcgcaggtataaatttccttgacctatattgccttagcaccaataatggggcGATCCAAGAGCTCCCAAACCCCTAgcaaaggaacccaatcaaaactaccacacctatacaggatctcatctggaagtaaCCAAGGAGCTTTCCACTCAATGTCCTCTTCTCGAAGATTTTAAAGAATTGCTATCCACTTCTCTTTCGAAATGTCGTCTCTCCTGGGCGTAGTgactatctcctttagtggtgaataatttttagaaaaaacccGATACGACactttatccaccttccaaaagtgactgtgaaaccacacgagtagaagctgtgcacatccaataaatctacctTCACCTGTTTTCTGGCAcgcactcaatgacctgaaagtTTCTGCCAAAGTTGCTGGAATCGGCGTAACTTTCTTATCGAGCCGGTCGAATAAATCAGTGACTGTTTCATCCACATACCCCAAGGCtttagggaagacaaccaagccatatatacttaaagTGAAAACATCTAACCTTTTCCTGACATCTGGGTGTGTGAGGATTGCATCTTTCAAACCTCTCCAAGGAACGCACTTACtgtcccccttttgcttaattcgTGCGACAACCCACTGCTCGCTCATTCCAGTTACACTCATCAGCTTCTTGGAAAAAgttggcacatttaccgctcTCGAATAGACCCTGTCctcttgaaactttgaacaatGGAGTAAAGCCATATACTCCTCTATCGTAGGCACTAAATCGACCTTCCCGAATGTAAAgcaactgtaagcaggattccagaATTGGGCGAGGGCTTGAAACAAACGCTTatctaccttcacatcaagcaaataaggcaaatccccataattatcataaaagagCTGTCTAACCTCATCACTCCATTGaccccagatttccttcaattcttgcaaattgttttaaGTTGCATTGATATGCGTAAAGTCCCATAACTCCGATACATGCCCatcagccaaactatcacccttttcttgctgcgttgtttcagaccaagttcgaacagccgcattgtccttcactttatcaagaaacccgctTTCCATGTTAAgccttctatctagcaactgaatttgaattgacgccttttatgatgaaatggaatgtcatgtcatgcaaataaaacatcaaaagtcagtataacataaaaacactagatataatcaagaaataataaagatccctaattggatatctactagggtttagtattattctacctaaggtggattcctaaggttcattatatgaagtttgacttctagagtaaaggtacccgaaccagcagattcctcaatcctcacccattataggctcatatggaccaagttcagttcaggggaatacatttccctatggctgcacggagatgaaaatctcacgaagacataggtacggatgtatcctggaagcaatccactaccctacacggaggtaaaacctcacgaaggcatagcttctcactcccacttaaaagggtaaaattgttcaactcatgaaatgtataatgcaaacaatatttaaacaaaaagataatgcatgcaaaaggatgtcatgagtttttttttaaaatattttctcgaccataagacaaaaaataatcaactttgtggctcgactctcttatttaaaaaaaagtccccagtggagtcgccaagctgtcgaaaccatctttttgaaaaataaaagttttaaggttgtcgactttttaaaaaattaaaattgggagtcgccaccaatcttttattaaggtgtgattgggtcacctaaaaatgactttggtctacgaattttagaaaaacgggtccgggagtcggttacgtatgaggaaggattagcaccctcattacgcccaaaaattggtacctagttaattagttaatgtcttaaggtcgaaaattttgaaaatataatctttaaaaacttaaaatgttgcatattaagacccttttcaattcagagaagcaaaaatgccacacccaatacgttagggcacaacattctaatttcccccaaaatgaattaggtcagaatataaaaattttaaaagaacatccactcatccaagatttaagaaaccACACCtaatacattagggcacgatccctttagaatctcaaactcggaatatttccttcataattttttaaaaaaaatcttcatttcgagaaatcaatacgccacatccaatacgttaggacacaacgtgttgaattccccaataatgagcttttattttaattaaaagaatatccattttgaaaaagtttgattttaaaaatcgGGTAAAAAAATGCAATGTTGTGTtatattaaatacataatacaataataaatagaaataatgcatACAGATAAAACAAACAATGTCATGTAAAGCATCACATAAACGAGTAACATAATATAAGTGATAATATAAATGAAAGCACAAATtactaaacaaataataataataaaatagcacCCAAtacattaattgaaatttaaaaattcacttaaccTACATAAACAATGgtcaaacatattaatatacatataaatatatatatacacgagAATAGGCATGcatgcataaattaaaaaaataattacattatgttaaaacaaaatatgcgtatgtatattaagacaaattaatatataaaaattagattaaaaaaataaagaaaataaaaaaagggttaatttgaattgtaaataaaagtttttaggCAAATCTGTAAATAGATGGAGACTGAGCGACCAAATTGAACGCAGCATATTACGTAGAGGGACCGAAggaaaattttcctatttcctAAACGGCGCTGCTCCATCAGAttgaattggaatttaaaataaataaaaggcctaatttttaaagaaatataaacttaattgcaaaaaatgttaaaaggcggaggggctaaaagcgcaatttgcccctccgcatgaaaacacgcggatcctgggtCCGGGTCGGGCCGACGCGCGGATTCTCccctcaaaacggcgtcgttttcattggcctatttaaaccaaattttagtcaaaaatttcatttcaaatcatttctaaaaaaaaccaaaaaaacctTTATAAAAACACTCTCAACCTTCCTGTCCTCAGGCGATAGGCCGATCATCGGACGGTCCTCGGCCGGTCACCGGCCACCGTACCGGCCGCCGATCCCCGGCGCCGGCACCACCGTATGCGGTggtcgaaaaaataaaaaaatttcttttccaaCTTCTCGACCCCTGAGCCCTGATCTGAGTTTAAATCCCACAAAACACCAACGAAAGTGCCCCAAAAGCACTGAAACCTTTCGGCTTCCGGTCGCCTTTCATCGGAGACGACTCCCTCAACCGTCCTCAGTGATCTAGGACTCAACAGAGGTtgtatctttcttttctttatttattaacagTCTGtatataatagaaaaaaaacaatagagaataaataaaactaCAAAATAACAACCTTTTGAttcgattctttttttttttttgcttctctgTTGTGTTGTACAAAATAAAGCTCTTTTATTGATTCCCCTCCATCTCttttttacaatattattatggctttatatagccgtaTGGAAATACATGAAATAGAAATCTAATCTTCTTGATTTGATTcggtttgatttgatttttgtttcctttcttgTGTTCGCAGGTGTAGATCATGAAGATTCAGGGTGATTTGGAGGCTTGCGGCGCCGTggggaaccctagggtttctgtctGTTTCGAGCCATGTTTGTTTGGGCCACTGAATTTGGGCCACTGAATTTGGTTTTGGGCTTTGTGGCCCGTTTGTAACTTTGTTGTATTTGGGCCTTTTTACCCGGGCCAaaaaatcgggtattacaaaatgtttaattcaaaggtcagtattttataattagttaatataattacttaaatatagtAACCTTTAGTGATTTTATTAgttccaaataatttaaattatattattttagaatttttcttatgaatatataggaatttaaagaatcaaaatgGGGAAAGCAAAAGTCAGGGCCTGCTTATGAAGgccaaaaaaattgttttgggaaaagatttttggaaaaaagccAATGACCTCATGAAAGTTTATGAGCCCTTAGTAAAAGTATTGAGACTTGTGGATAGCGATGAAAAACCAACGATGGGCTTTATTTATGAGGCTGTTGATTGAGCTAAACGAGCAATTCAACAAAATTGTTGATATTTCACAGAGTATGAAAAGATTATTGACAATAGATGGAATTTTATGCATTCCGACTTGCATTCAGCTGGTAAGATAAAATGTTTCATATAATTaagaaactatttttatattttattattttaagctttagattattatttgatgatattcttataaattatacttaggttattttctcaatcctcaatttcaatttggggTGTAGCATTCTGAGAATGTACTAATACAAACATTAGAAGGTACACGATCAgtaattgaaagattagaaCCTTCTATGGATACTCAAGTCAGAATGGTTAATCAGGTTAGATTCAAGTACTATTATTTGTAACTTAGTTacataatttgaaatagaatttttatttttatttttactctatcttttatttatgcAGTTGTTACTATTTAGAGATAAACATGAGACATTCGGTACTCCACAAGCACAAAGAGCTTGGAAGCAAATGAATCCAGGTAaacagttaattaaattatttaatttaatttatattatttaattatattgaacattttgaagttattttgaaatttaaataatattatgcaGCTGAGTGGTGGATGATATACGACACATGTGTTCCCGAATTACAAAAATTAGCAATTAAAGTGCTTAGTCAAACAACTTCAGCATCAATTTGCGAACGAAATTGGAGCACATTTAGTTATATTCACACCAAGGTAAGAAATaggttaaagtataaaaaacttgaaaaactaGTGTTTACCTATTATAATATGAGGCTTAAGATGAGACATCAAAAAAGAATGAGCACTGATGATATAAATGCTAGTTTTAATCCTATCAGCCTTGATTATATCTTTGAAGATGTTGATCCACTATCAGAATGGCTTCATGAGAAAGAGAATCCATTGTTAGATGGTGAAAATGCCGGTGTGTTGCCTGTGGATACCTCTGATGATGAAATGGATGTTGATCAATCGCAACAACAAATTTTGTCTCATTCAAGTTCTAGTTCAACTCCAAGTCAGAGTGGCGATGGACCCGATGGTGGTGGTTTAAGTCCAATTGATGAGGATGATGGATATAGTGGTGATAGAGGTGAAATTAGGTCTTCTAGTCAGTATGGAGGAGAATATGGGGGTGGTACCACTGGTGGACATTTTCGTGACAGATCAGAGTTTGATGGAAATATGTTTCCTGAACCTAGGAGAGATAGAAGTGAACCTAGAGCTCCATCAAAGGGAAAAGGCAAGAAGCATACTTCTATAGGCTCTTCATCTGGTAGGAGATCGAGTTCTAGTAACCTTGGGTATAGTGATTCAACTACTAGCACTCAAGGTTTTTATCCACCAGAACAACCTTCACATGGTTATCCACAACCATATGGTTATTATCCACCATTTCCTAATTATGGTGTGCCATACCAGCCTCAAATGCATCCTCCTCCACCAATGTATCACCCACCTCCACCTTTCATGTATCCTCCTCCTCAAATATATCCTCCATATCAATTGAATGAAAACCAAGGTGAAAATGTTACTTTTTTTGGATATATTTTTGGACAAAGGCCAAGGGAATCAAGTCAAGAAGGCTCCCAAAGTGAAGGTGAAGGATTTGATCTTCCTCGTCATTCCACTAATTGGTGAAAACTAAATCGTGCCACTATCATTATTTGTAaggtatgtttttttaaaagaaatcttttgttattgttcttaattttgatgatattaaaacatttaaaataatatatatctttaGATAAATGAATGaagtatattttatgaaaagataattaagaatcaagcatgttaaattatatatgaaagtaGAATGAGATGAGAATAAGTGGTAGGAAATAGGAATAATTAATGAGAATCTATACATTAATTTATctattcctttttccttttgcaaACATAGAATGTTTATATCTTCACTATTTTCAAAGTCATCAAGAAATATTGAAGACATCTCTCATGTAtgaattttcaattcttttatctataaaactttcaaacttattaaatatgataaatgtttaatatttcctTTTTGTACTTTGTTATTAGTTAATATAACATTCTTAGAAAATtcagtaaataaatataagaataattaatgattataaaagttgtgttctcATGTCATATTAATAAaggttcataagtgttagaaaacactctaaaaatcattaaaagtgacttttataattataattaagatTACTATGTTTTACAATAAGttttatgaatttgaaaaaATCCACGACATGATATACCAAGATGACCGCAATAGCGTCCGTTATGTCCGCGACCGCGACAAACGCGACGCAACTGAAAACGCGACCGCGACCGCAATTTAAATCCCTGCCTTCGAAGATGGACAGACCCGAAACTCCGGCATAATTTCGACCAATCAGTTTGTTTACAATGGCTTATAAAATCATAACCAAAACGATAGGGCAAAGAATGAAATATATTATGCCTGCGCTTGTGGCTCCTAACCAAGTGAGTTTTGTAGTTGACCGTTCTATTATAGATAACATTTTGGTGACTCAGGAAGTGATCCATTCAATACAAATAGATAGAAGGAAACCTAAGTGGATGGCAATAAAGGTCGACCTGGAGAATGCGTACGATCGTATTCGTTGGGAATTTCTTGAAGAAACTTTAAGGTACGCTCAATTACCTTCCCAATTGATAATATTGATAATGAATTGCATCACGACCTCCACAATGCAGATATCTTGGAATGAAGATTATACGAGAGAATTTTGACCTTCTAGAGGTGTTCGTCAAGAGGATCCGTTATCTCTTTACCTATTTGTGCTATGCATGGAGAGACTAGGTCATTGTATTCAGAAGGTTATAGAGGATGGAATATGGAAGTCGATCTAGTTGACGAAAGATGTACCTATTATTTCTCACCTATTTTTTGTAGGTGATATAACTATGTTCTGTGAGACCGACTTGTAGCAAGAAAATGTAGTGAATGATATCTTACAGAGGTTTGGGAAGAGTTCGAGCTATAGGGTTAATAAATCAAAGTCCCAAGTCTTTTCTTCATCGGCGGTGGAAACTAAATTAGCAGAACAAATAACAAGCATTCTTGGCGTGGAGAGGGTCACCGACTTGGGTAAATATCTTTGTATCCTTGAGTTTCACAAAAGAGTAACTAATACTACTTAATCTTTCAACATTAAGAAGATTACAAAGCATCTAAATGGATGGAATGCTAGATTGCTATCACTTGCGAGACGTGTTACTTTAGCGAAGTCGGTGCTTTTGGTCATCCCATGTTACTTTATACAATCTGCCCTCCTTCCAAAAGGAGTGTGCAGAGAAATGAAGAAGCTGATTAGGAAGTTTATATGGGGTGTTCCGAACAACAAACGAAAAGAATCGTTGATTGGATGGGACAAAGTCTACTTACCAACAAATAAAGGAGGTCTTGGGTTTAGACACATAAATAGCCAGAATAAAGCGTTCATGCGGAATTTGGGAATAAATCTCATTAATAAGGTGGATGATCTTTGGATGAAAGTATTGCGAACTAAATATAGGGTGGTGGATCGATTTTTGCAAGGTATTTGTGTGAATCAGAGTAGCTATATATGGAGATCTTTGATGAGTGTGTGGGAAACTTTGAGGGAAAATGTAACGTGGAGGGTTGGCGATAGATGTGATGTGAAATTCTGGACTGATTCTTGGTTCAGAGGTTTGGGACCTCTTATTAATTATTGCACAAAAGCACAACCATCATTCTCGGATGTTTCGATTTATGGAATGGTGACGAACGATGGGGACTGGAATTGGTATTGTTTCTTAGGAGAGTTGTCGATAGATATTATCCACTTTTTTGTCGAATCAAAGCCAAACCTGAACATAGGTGTAGTTGCATATGGAAAGCTTCAAGTTCGAGCAACTTCACAATGTCTAGGGGATACCAAGCGCTTCATCAAGAATCATGGTCGGAGGAAAATGTCAAATGGAAAATGATATGAAAGGTCTAGGTACCACAAAGAATTCAACAATTTCTTTGGTTATGTTTGCATCATTGTGTATCAACTAATTCGGAAATATGTAGAAGGAGACTAATAGATGACAGTTCATGCTATATTTGTGGCTACATCTTAGAGAATGTGGAGCATGTTTTGAGGGACTGTCCATCGGCCCAAACAATTTGGAAGAGGTTAGTTCCAGCTGGTCACCAAGCTAAGTTTTTCGCAGCTGACTTAGAAAACTGGCTGCTAACCAATATAAAAAATCGAGAGAAGTAAAGATTAAGGGGATAAAATGGTATATACTGTTTACAATTACATTATATGGAGGTTGTGGAAATAGCGGAATATGGCTTTGTTTACAGACCAACATCTAAGCATAGAGAAGGGAATTATGGTGAGTCTAGCATGGGCCAGGATGGTCATGCAATTTGGTTTTAGGACTTACCAGTAGGTACCCGAAACATGGGAGGCTCCGGAGGATGGGTGGTTCAAGCTTAATACAGATGGTAGTGTTGGTCTAAATTCGGGTAATGCCACAACAGGGGGGTTAGTCAGAGGTCCATCGGGTAATTGGGTGTTTGGCTATGGCAAGAACATTGGCACTACCTCGGTCCTGGAGGCAGAACTTCAAGCTATTGTAGATGGAATTAGAATGGCTTGGGTAAAAGGGGTGCGGTATTTGATGATTGAGAGTAATAGTAGGCAAGCCATTGGCCTAATATTGTGTCCAGGAGGAAGGGGGTTCTAGAGTTGGAAATGGAGATCCGAAGATGGATGACGAAAGATTGGAAGCTAAATTTCAAGCATGTGCCACAAGAAGCAAATAAGGCAGCATATGCTATGTCAAAGGTGGCCCGGAGATATGCAGTAGGgcttcatatttttacaaaaccgGTTCTGGAACTGGAAGAGATCATTGCGAGAGAACAGTGCCATACGATTGAATGTGTAATTTCTGGTTGAACTTATAAACTTCATCTTCCTTATGTAaccgaaaagaaaaaattgggatttagtccctatactttaaaagttaaaaaaacgaaaataaattttcttacttGCTTGATTTAAATGTCTTAGTCCAATTATTAACATTGCCAGCatttcttatcaaaatttaccAATTTATTTGGTTAGGCTGCTCTCATATGACATTAAATATATTGACGGAAAATAAACCTGTCAAGTtggcaattttttttaaaaaccactgttttcaaattttgaccAAATCAACTGGTTGGATCGAGAATTGATCGAGGTACTGGTTTAGAATAAAGAGTTGGATTGATTTACCTATAAATTGGTACAAACTGGTGAAAttgattttctctatttttaatatatatatatttcaaatttatgattctttaaataat of Gossypium raimondii isolate GPD5lz chromosome 3, ASM2569854v1, whole genome shotgun sequence contains these proteins:
- the LOC128039968 gene encoding uncharacterized protein LOC128039968, producing the protein MPALVAPNQVSFVVDRSIIDNILVTQEVIHSIQIDRRKPKWMAIKVDLENAYDRIRWEFLEETLRGVRQEDPLSLYLFVLCMERLGHCIQKQENVVNDILQRFGKSSSYRVNKSKSQVFSSSAVETKLAEQITSILGVERITKHLNGWNARLLSLARRVTLAKSVLLVIPCYFIQSALLPKGVCREMKKLIRKFIWGVPNNKRKESLIGWDKVYLPTNKGGLGFRHINSQNKAFMRNLGINLINKVDDLWMKVLRTKYRVVDRFLQGICVNQSSYIWRSLMSVWETLRENVTWRVGDRCDVKFWTDSWFRGLGPLINYCTKAQPSFSDVSIYGMVTNDGDWNWYCFLGELSIDIIHFFVESKPNLNIGVVAYGKLQVRATSQCLGDTKRFIKNHGRRKMSNGK